In Asterias rubens chromosome 15, eAstRub1.3, whole genome shotgun sequence, a genomic segment contains:
- the LOC117300138 gene encoding glutamic acid-rich protein-like isoform X2 codes for MRDTNSSLCVCVQMKQREDYFNRQRVENEFDSSGKGIHTTTPLVVQLELSYLQAAEQQWKAKKKVTRQKNLDTKQDKKETQKSRDGDKSNETELSPRIKKNSKLKSRVKGSEIERITKNAQTTMSQVSVNRIHSVHRYRPHLTRKDYVDLGKVAHVSPHVNAILNTEYAWKNAEDNDDREAARKYVQEKMESQAKEKEEEKKEHPTSTDCRERTPEWLRVQRESPSNEEIISREPDQERDGVKEDSDDASKNDKTRRHDDSGLDDESLKEDQDNLTSVDDRQDTTSGHLKLDTTTQDTTDEHNKQDTTKQDTTSGHLKLDNTTQDTTDEHNKQDTASAHLKLDTTTQDTTDEHNKQDTTKQDTASAHLKLDTTKKDTTSGHLKLDTTTQDTTDKHNKQDTTSAHLKLDTTKQDTTNEHNKQDTTSLHDKGNEVIESGERDDAFNDNLKDDKQDVERENVEKEGDEQAQESDIKEHEDRHQDIPDDKDELKTEEYVRTESMLSLTTVDNS; via the exons ATGCGGGATACCAACAGCAGTCTCTGCGTGTGTGTGCAAATGAAGCAAAG agaGGACTATTTCAACAGACAGCGTGTAGAGAATGAGTTTGATTCTTCTGGTAAAGGAATACACACAACAACACCACTAGTA GTGCAGCTGGAGCTAAGCTACCTTCAAGCTGCAGAACAACAATGGAAAGCTAAGAAGAAAGTTACAAGACAAAAGAACCTAGACACCAAACAAGACAAGAAAGAAACGCAGAAGTCAAGAGATGGGGACAAGTCTAATGAAACTGAACTTTCACCAAGAATTAAGAAAAACAGCAAGTTGAAGTCAAGAGTCAAGGGTTCCGAGATTGAACGTATTACAAAGAATGCTCAGACTACAATG AGTCAAGTATCTGTCAATAGGATTCACAGTGTTCATCGATATCGACCTCATCTTACACGTAAAGATTATGTTGACTTG gggaaaGTCGCTCACGTCTCTCCTCATGTAAATGCCATCTTAAATACGGAATATGCCTGGAAAAATGCAGAAGACAATG ATGATCGTGAAGCAGCGAGAAAGTATGTTCAAGAAAAGATGGAG TCACAGGCAAAAgagaaagaagaagagaaaaaagagCATCCAACAAGTACTGATTGTAGAGAGAGAACTCCTGAATGGCTCAG GGTACAGAGGGAATCCCCATCAAATGAAGAGATCATCTCAAGAGAACCTGATCAAGAAAGAGATGGAGTCAAGGAGGATTCAGACGATGCGTCTAAGAATGATAAGACAAGGCGACATGATGATAGTGGGCTAGATGATGAATCATTAAAAGAGGATCAAGATAATCTCACATCAGTAGATGATAGACAAGATACTACCAGTGGTCATCTCAAACTAGATACTACCACACAAGATACTACCGATGAACATAACAAACAAGATACTACCAAACAAGATACTACCAGTGGTCATCTCAAACTAGATAATACCACACAAGATACTACCGATGAACATAACAAACAAGATACTGCCAGTGCTCATCTCAAACTAGATACTACCACACAAGATACTACCGATGAACATAACAAACAAGATACTACCAAACAAGATACTGCCAGTGCTCATCTCAAACTAGATACTACCAAAAAAGATACTACCAGTGGTCATCTCAAACTAGATACTACCACACAAGATACTACCGATAAACATAACAAACAAGATACTACCAGTGCTCATCTCAAACTAGATACTACCAAACAAGATACTACCAACGAACATAACAAACAAGATACTACCAGTCTTCATGACAAAGGTAATGAAGTCATTGAATCGGGAGAAAGGGATGATGCATTTAATGATAATCTAAAAGATGATAAACAAGATGTTGAGAGAGAGAATGTGGAAAAAGAAGGAGACGAACAAGCTCAAGAAAGTGATATCAAAGAACATGAGGATAGACATCAAGACATTCCTGATGATAAGGATGAACTTAAAACAGAAGAGTATGTTAGAACAGAAAGCATGTTATCATTAACTACAGTCGACAATTCATGA
- the LOC117300138 gene encoding protein starmaker-like isoform X4 — protein MAGDPDSDKVAKLVKLKLEDYFNRQRVENEFDSSGKGIHTTTPLVVQLELSYLQAAEQQWKAKKKVTRQKNLDTKQDKKETQKSRDGDKSNETELSPRIKKNSKLKSRVKGSEIERITKNAQTTMSQVSVNRIHSVHRYRPHLTRKDYVDLGKVAHVSPHVNAILNTEYAWKNAEDNDDREAARKYVQEKMESQAKEKEEEKKEHPTSTDCRERTPEWLRVQRESPSNEEIISREPDQERDGVKEDSDDASKNDKTRRHDDSGLDDESLKEDQDNLTSVDDRQDTTSGHLKLDTTTQDTTDEHNKQDTTKQDTASAHLKLDTTKKDTTSGHLKLDTTTQDTTDKHNKQDTTSAHLKLDTTKQDTTNEHNKQDTTSLHDKGNEVIESGERDDAFNDNLKDDKQDVERENVEKEGDEQAQESDIKEHEDRHQDIPDDKDELKTEEYVRTESMLSLTTVDNS, from the exons ATGGCAGGCGATCCTGATAGTGATAAAGTTGCAAAACTTGTCAAACTTAAATT agaGGACTATTTCAACAGACAGCGTGTAGAGAATGAGTTTGATTCTTCTGGTAAAGGAATACACACAACAACACCACTAGTA GTGCAGCTGGAGCTAAGCTACCTTCAAGCTGCAGAACAACAATGGAAAGCTAAGAAGAAAGTTACAAGACAAAAGAACCTAGACACCAAACAAGACAAGAAAGAAACGCAGAAGTCAAGAGATGGGGACAAGTCTAATGAAACTGAACTTTCACCAAGAATTAAGAAAAACAGCAAGTTGAAGTCAAGAGTCAAGGGTTCCGAGATTGAACGTATTACAAAGAATGCTCAGACTACAATG AGTCAAGTATCTGTCAATAGGATTCACAGTGTTCATCGATATCGACCTCATCTTACACGTAAAGATTATGTTGACTTG gggaaaGTCGCTCACGTCTCTCCTCATGTAAATGCCATCTTAAATACGGAATATGCCTGGAAAAATGCAGAAGACAATG ATGATCGTGAAGCAGCGAGAAAGTATGTTCAAGAAAAGATGGAG TCACAGGCAAAAgagaaagaagaagagaaaaaagagCATCCAACAAGTACTGATTGTAGAGAGAGAACTCCTGAATGGCTCAG GGTACAGAGGGAATCCCCATCAAATGAAGAGATCATCTCAAGAGAACCTGATCAAGAAAGAGATGGAGTCAAGGAGGATTCAGACGATGCGTCTAAGAATGATAAGACAAGGCGACATGATGATAGTGGGCTAGATGATGAATCATTAAAAGAGGATCAAGATAATCTCACATCAGTAGATGATAGACAAGATACTACCAGTGGTCATCTCAAACTAG ATACTACCACACAAGATACTACCGATGAACATAACAAACAAGATACTACCAAACAAGATACTGCCAGTGCTCATCTCAAACTAGATACTACCAAAAAAGATACTACCAGTGGTCATCTCAAACTAGATACTACCACACAAGATACTACCGATAAACATAACAAACAAGATACTACCAGTGCTCATCTCAAACTAGATACTACCAAACAAGATACTACCAACGAACATAACAAACAAGATACTACCAGTCTTCATGACAAAGGTAATGAAGTCATTGAATCGGGAGAAAGGGATGATGCATTTAATGATAATCTAAAAGATGATAAACAAGATGTTGAGAGAGAGAATGTGGAAAAAGAAGGAGACGAACAAGCTCAAGAAAGTGATATCAAAGAACATGAGGATAGACATCAAGACATTCCTGATGATAAGGATGAACTTAAAACAGAAGAGTATGTTAGAACAGAAAGCATGTTATCATTAACTACAGTCGACAATTCATGA
- the LOC117300138 gene encoding glutamic acid-rich protein-like isoform X3, whose translation MAGDPDSDKVAKLVKLKLEDYFNRQRVENEFDSSGKGIHTTTPLVVQLELSYLQAAEQQWKAKKKVTRQKNLDTKQDKKETQKSRDGDKSNETELSPRIKKNSKLKSRVKGSEIERITKNAQTTMSQVSVNRIHSVHRYRPHLTRKDYVDLGKVAHVSPHVNAILNTEYAWKNAEDNDDREAARKYVQEKMESQAKEKEEEKKEHPTSTDCRERTPEWLRVQRESPSNEEIISREPDQERDGVKEDSDDASKNDKTRRHDDSGLDDESLKEDQDNLTSVDDRQDTTSGHLKLDTTTQDTTDEHNKQDTASAHLKLDTTTQDTTDEHNKQDTTKQDTASAHLKLDTTKKDTTSGHLKLDTTTQDTTDKHNKQDTTSAHLKLDTTKQDTTNEHNKQDTTSLHDKGNEVIESGERDDAFNDNLKDDKQDVERENVEKEGDEQAQESDIKEHEDRHQDIPDDKDELKTEEYVRTESMLSLTTVDNS comes from the exons ATGGCAGGCGATCCTGATAGTGATAAAGTTGCAAAACTTGTCAAACTTAAATT agaGGACTATTTCAACAGACAGCGTGTAGAGAATGAGTTTGATTCTTCTGGTAAAGGAATACACACAACAACACCACTAGTA GTGCAGCTGGAGCTAAGCTACCTTCAAGCTGCAGAACAACAATGGAAAGCTAAGAAGAAAGTTACAAGACAAAAGAACCTAGACACCAAACAAGACAAGAAAGAAACGCAGAAGTCAAGAGATGGGGACAAGTCTAATGAAACTGAACTTTCACCAAGAATTAAGAAAAACAGCAAGTTGAAGTCAAGAGTCAAGGGTTCCGAGATTGAACGTATTACAAAGAATGCTCAGACTACAATG AGTCAAGTATCTGTCAATAGGATTCACAGTGTTCATCGATATCGACCTCATCTTACACGTAAAGATTATGTTGACTTG gggaaaGTCGCTCACGTCTCTCCTCATGTAAATGCCATCTTAAATACGGAATATGCCTGGAAAAATGCAGAAGACAATG ATGATCGTGAAGCAGCGAGAAAGTATGTTCAAGAAAAGATGGAG TCACAGGCAAAAgagaaagaagaagagaaaaaagagCATCCAACAAGTACTGATTGTAGAGAGAGAACTCCTGAATGGCTCAG GGTACAGAGGGAATCCCCATCAAATGAAGAGATCATCTCAAGAGAACCTGATCAAGAAAGAGATGGAGTCAAGGAGGATTCAGACGATGCGTCTAAGAATGATAAGACAAGGCGACATGATGATAGTGGGCTAGATGATGAATCATTAAAAGAGGATCAAGATAATCTCACATCAGTAGATGATAGACAAGATACTACCAGTGGTCATCTCAAACTAGATACTACCACACAAG ATACTACCGATGAACATAACAAACAAGATACTGCCAGTGCTCATCTCAAACTAGATACTACCACACAAGATACTACCGATGAACATAACAAACAAGATACTACCAAACAAGATACTGCCAGTGCTCATCTCAAACTAGATACTACCAAAAAAGATACTACCAGTGGTCATCTCAAACTAGATACTACCACACAAGATACTACCGATAAACATAACAAACAAGATACTACCAGTGCTCATCTCAAACTAGATACTACCAAACAAGATACTACCAACGAACATAACAAACAAGATACTACCAGTCTTCATGACAAAGGTAATGAAGTCATTGAATCGGGAGAAAGGGATGATGCATTTAATGATAATCTAAAAGATGATAAACAAGATGTTGAGAGAGAGAATGTGGAAAAAGAAGGAGACGAACAAGCTCAAGAAAGTGATATCAAAGAACATGAGGATAGACATCAAGACATTCCTGATGATAAGGATGAACTTAAAACAGAAGAGTATGTTAGAACAGAAAGCATGTTATCATTAACTACAGTCGACAATTCATGA
- the LOC117300138 gene encoding glutamic acid-rich protein-like isoform X1 gives MAGDPDSDKVAKLVKLKLEDYFNRQRVENEFDSSGKGIHTTTPLVVQLELSYLQAAEQQWKAKKKVTRQKNLDTKQDKKETQKSRDGDKSNETELSPRIKKNSKLKSRVKGSEIERITKNAQTTMSQVSVNRIHSVHRYRPHLTRKDYVDLGKVAHVSPHVNAILNTEYAWKNAEDNDDREAARKYVQEKMESQAKEKEEEKKEHPTSTDCRERTPEWLRVQRESPSNEEIISREPDQERDGVKEDSDDASKNDKTRRHDDSGLDDESLKEDQDNLTSVDDRQDTTSGHLKLDTTTQDTTDEHNKQDTTKQDTTSGHLKLDNTTQDTTDEHNKQDTASAHLKLDTTTQDTTDEHNKQDTTKQDTASAHLKLDTTKKDTTSGHLKLDTTTQDTTDKHNKQDTTSAHLKLDTTKQDTTNEHNKQDTTSLHDKGNEVIESGERDDAFNDNLKDDKQDVERENVEKEGDEQAQESDIKEHEDRHQDIPDDKDELKTEEYVRTESMLSLTTVDNS, from the exons ATGGCAGGCGATCCTGATAGTGATAAAGTTGCAAAACTTGTCAAACTTAAATT agaGGACTATTTCAACAGACAGCGTGTAGAGAATGAGTTTGATTCTTCTGGTAAAGGAATACACACAACAACACCACTAGTA GTGCAGCTGGAGCTAAGCTACCTTCAAGCTGCAGAACAACAATGGAAAGCTAAGAAGAAAGTTACAAGACAAAAGAACCTAGACACCAAACAAGACAAGAAAGAAACGCAGAAGTCAAGAGATGGGGACAAGTCTAATGAAACTGAACTTTCACCAAGAATTAAGAAAAACAGCAAGTTGAAGTCAAGAGTCAAGGGTTCCGAGATTGAACGTATTACAAAGAATGCTCAGACTACAATG AGTCAAGTATCTGTCAATAGGATTCACAGTGTTCATCGATATCGACCTCATCTTACACGTAAAGATTATGTTGACTTG gggaaaGTCGCTCACGTCTCTCCTCATGTAAATGCCATCTTAAATACGGAATATGCCTGGAAAAATGCAGAAGACAATG ATGATCGTGAAGCAGCGAGAAAGTATGTTCAAGAAAAGATGGAG TCACAGGCAAAAgagaaagaagaagagaaaaaagagCATCCAACAAGTACTGATTGTAGAGAGAGAACTCCTGAATGGCTCAG GGTACAGAGGGAATCCCCATCAAATGAAGAGATCATCTCAAGAGAACCTGATCAAGAAAGAGATGGAGTCAAGGAGGATTCAGACGATGCGTCTAAGAATGATAAGACAAGGCGACATGATGATAGTGGGCTAGATGATGAATCATTAAAAGAGGATCAAGATAATCTCACATCAGTAGATGATAGACAAGATACTACCAGTGGTCATCTCAAACTAGATACTACCACACAAGATACTACCGATGAACATAACAAACAAGATACTACCAAACAAGATACTACCAGTGGTCATCTCAAACTAGATAATACCACACAAGATACTACCGATGAACATAACAAACAAGATACTGCCAGTGCTCATCTCAAACTAGATACTACCACACAAGATACTACCGATGAACATAACAAACAAGATACTACCAAACAAGATACTGCCAGTGCTCATCTCAAACTAGATACTACCAAAAAAGATACTACCAGTGGTCATCTCAAACTAGATACTACCACACAAGATACTACCGATAAACATAACAAACAAGATACTACCAGTGCTCATCTCAAACTAGATACTACCAAACAAGATACTACCAACGAACATAACAAACAAGATACTACCAGTCTTCATGACAAAGGTAATGAAGTCATTGAATCGGGAGAAAGGGATGATGCATTTAATGATAATCTAAAAGATGATAAACAAGATGTTGAGAGAGAGAATGTGGAAAAAGAAGGAGACGAACAAGCTCAAGAAAGTGATATCAAAGAACATGAGGATAGACATCAAGACATTCCTGATGATAAGGATGAACTTAAAACAGAAGAGTATGTTAGAACAGAAAGCATGTTATCATTAACTACAGTCGACAATTCATGA
- the LOC117299989 gene encoding Bardet-Biedl syndrome 5 protein homolog → MAVTSKPPVVYDALWEDRDVRFDISTAQMNMRSGERIIDLLDSVEDTKGNNGDKGRLIVTNLRLIWHSQSLPRVNLSVGYTCIINITVRSAHSKLRGQAEALYILTRCNNTRFEFIFTSVIPGSPRLFTTIMSVHRAYETSKLYRDLKLRGAIIHNKNLRLLPLEQVYNKVNGVWNLSIDQGNLGTFFITNVRLVWHANMNEAFNVSVPYLQMRSVKIKDSKFGVALVLESSVQSGSYVLGFRIDPADKLQDVVKEIQSLHRVYSSSPIFGVEYESEDRPQTVEELTIENPQDGVDIVNDDEQSDAFAAYFADGDKQKDRPPVYSEELGLAIEKLKNGFTLSNLWEVVEQK, encoded by the exons atggctGTAACAAGTAAACCCCCCGTTGTGTATGATGCATTATGGGAAGACAGAGATGTACGCTTTGATATAAGTACAGC GCAGATGAATATGAGATCAGGAGAGAGGATAATTGATCTTCTTGATTCAGTGGAAGACACAAAGGGGAATAATGGAGACAAAG GTCGTCTGATTGTGACTAACCTGAGGCTCATATGGCATTCTCAATCCCTACCGAGAGTTAACTTAT CTGTTGGATATACATGCATCATCAACATCACAGTACGCAGTGCACATTCT AAACTGCGAGGGCAGGCTGAAGCATTGTACATTCTAACCAGATGTAATAATACACGGTTTGAATTCATCTTTACTAGTGTTATACCTGGCTCACCTAGACTGTTCACTACTATCATGTCAGTACACAG GGCATATGAGACATCTAAGTTATATCGTGATCTCAAACTCAGAGGAGCTATTATTCACAATAAGAATTTGCGCTTATTACCTCTAGAACAGGTTTATAATAAAGTCAATGGTGTGTGGAATCTCTCTATTGATCAG GGGAATCTTGGCACATTTTTCATCACTAATGTCCGGCTAGTGTGGCATGCGAACATGAATGAAGCCTTCAATGTCAGTGTTCCTTATCTTCAAATG CGGAGCGTCAAGATCAAAGACTCTAAGTTTGGTGTGGCATTGGTACTTGAATCCTCAGTTCAG agTGGGAGCTATGTTCTTGGTTTTCGCATTGATCCTGCGGACAAGCTTCAAGATGTAGTGAAAGAGATCCAGTCCCTTCACCGTGTGTATAGTTCTAGTCCTATATTTGGTGTGGAGTATGAATCGGAAGATCGGCCTCAGACAGTTGAAGAGTTAACCATAGAGAACCCTCAAGACGGTGTGGACATAGTCAATGATGATGAACAATCAGATGCATTTGCG GCCTATTTTGCTGACGGTGACAAACAAAAAGACAGACCTCCAGTGTATTCTGAAGAGCTTGGTCTTGCCATTGAGAAGCTCAAGAATGGATTCACGTTGTCTAATCTATGGGAAGTAGtggagcagaaatga
- the LOC117299904 gene encoding reticulophagy regulator 3-like, whose translation MDEELEEKAKTTVKKYISDSEMKAFERETEVRLREKKLREFLSPFESFIMSVQSLLVWEKPVRSAVMVLCVNGLLWMAVATNYRIIFVAAVSGIVFVSMETICTRVWPEIRVQKPDEDEEGWTPVHPHLQSLPELCEHIAKLWVTLDRLNIKLWGFRQDYPSKFCLYVCGLCLTLAAIGHQISGTLISFIIVTGLLLWPALEYHNISGRLYQRIEPILQQLDHSIDSPRREKKLGSQQRSARARANSSDNIDSSSDSDLDEFCPSPGPSVDAALAHAATAGRYTPRSSGIFSGLSNMSKGMSLDLNTDDEFTDTEPASYMGGLSQVPSFDNTAFDQSADELEIDLPYDNEPPAPSKSSVEEENLTPESSESIKFDPTHFRESSEIDNEELLVGDLEFPDVEGSSSGQSLEADKPSPVSLPPAAAMLLSHTVKSLMTDALTKLQEFGSQDDVSSASEPSQESQQQQRQASHYASGTKSAKRPKLVTMDSDSAEFEILDREELEEGKVSGEEKKDEGKTRSKSGYGIGFLTSWLSGKKE comes from the exons ATGGACGAAGAATTGGAGGAGAAAGCCAAAACTACcgtcaaaaaatacatttcGGATAGTGAAATGAAGGCATTTGAGCGAGAAACGGAGGTCAGATTACGAGAGAAGAAGTTGAGGGAGTTTCTTAGTCCCTTTGAGAGCTTTATTATGTCAGTGCAGAGCCTTCTTGTGTGGGAGAAACCCGTCCGAAGCGCAGTGATGGTTCTCTGTGTCAATGGTTTGTTATG GATGGCTGTTGCAACGAATTACAGGATCATCTTTGTGGCAGCTGTCTCAGGTATCGTCTTTGTTTCCATGGAGACCATTTGTACTCGAGTTTGGCCAGAAATAAGAG TCCAAAAGCCAGACGAAGACGAAGAGGG TTGGACACCTGTTCATCCCCATCTTCAAAGTCTTCCAGAGTTGTGTGAGCATATAGCCAAGCTGTGGGTTACCCTAGACAGGCTGAATATCAAACTATGGGGATTCCGCCAGGATTATCCCTCTAAG TTTTGCTTGTACGTGTGTGGTTTATGTTTAACACTAGCAGCCATCGGCCATCAGATCTCAGGAACTCTTATATCATTCATCATCG TTACTGGTCTTTTGCTGTGGCCAGCTTTAGAATATCACAACATCAGTGGTCGTCTTTACCAGCGTATAGAACCTATACTACAGCAGTTGGATCACAGCATTGACAGCCCACGTAGAGAGAAAAAGCTCGGAT CCCAACAGAGATCAGCAAGAGCTAGGGCTAATTCCAGCGATAACATCGATAGCAGTAGTGATAGTGACTTGGATGAATTCTGTCCCTCACCAGGCCCATCAGTAGATGCTGCATTAGCCCATGCTGCTACTGCAGGCAGATACACACCTAGATCATCTGGGATATTCAGTGGTCTCTCTAACATGTCGAAAGGCATGTCACTGGATTTAAACACGGATGATG AATTTACGGACACTGAGCCTGCAAGCTACATGGGTGGTCTTTCACAAGTGCCGTCCTTTGACAACACAGCCTTTGATCAGAGTGCTGATGAACTTGAAATAGATCTACCTTATGATAATGAACCACCAGCTCCTTCAAAATCAAGTGTAGAAGAGGAGAACCTAACACCAGAGTCCTCCGAGTCCATCAAGTTTGATCCCACGCATTTCCGAGAGTCCAGTGAAATTGACAACGAGGAGCTCCTGGTGGGTGATTTAGAGTTCCCTGATGTTGAAGGCAGCTCTAGTGGACAGAGCTTAGAGGCAGACAAGCCATCCCCTGTGTCTCTTCCACCTGCAGCTGCCATGCTACTTTCTCATACAGTAAAGTCTCTAATGACAGATGCCCTGACCAAGCTTCAAGAGTTTGGGTCTCAGGATGACGTCTCGTCAGCTTCAGAACCATCTCAAGAGTCACAACAGCAGCAAAGACAAGCATCTCATTACGCCTCAGGTACCAAGTCAGCTAAACGACCAAAACTTGTCACTATGGATTCTGATAGTGCCGAGTTTGAAATATTGGACAGGGAAGAATTGGAAGAAGGGAAGGTGTCCGGGGAGGAGAAAAAAGATGAAGGAAAGACTAGAAGTAAAAGTGGTTATGGTATTGGCTTTCTTACATCTTGGCTCAGTGGTAAAAAGGAATAA
- the LOC117299905 gene encoding 60S ribosomal protein L37a, with amino-acid sequence MAKRTKKVGIVGKYGTRYGASLRKMVKKIEISQHKKYTCVFCGKDAMKRKCVGIWHCKACRKVVAGGAWAYSTTAAATVRSAVRRLREMKET; translated from the exons ATG GCCAAGCGTACAAAGAAGGTTGGTATCGTGGGGAAATATGGCACACGCTATGGTGCCTCCCTACGTAAAATGGTGAAGAAGATTGAGATCTCACAGCACAAGAAATACACCTGTGTCTTCTGCGGCAAG GATGCCATGAAGAGAAAGTGTGTTGGTATCTGGCACTGTAAAGCTTGCAGGAAAGTAGTTGCTGGCGGAGCATGGGCTTACAG CACAACTGCTGCAGCAACAGTCCGAAGCGCTGTTCGTCGCCTCAGGGAAATGAAGGAAACATAA